ATAGTAGCAAATCTCGCTAAATCATTGCTAAGAGACATTCTATATATAGATTCATCTTTTTTAAGCCATAAATAAGACTCATCAAGTTCGAAACTGTTTGATGATTTGTCGAATCCGGATATTTGGTTTTTATAAACTAATCCGCTTGGTGTTTTTTGGAATATAGCAAATCCATCATAGTTGGAGCCAATAAAAAAACCGGGATGATTTGGTATTTTCTTGAATCCAAAATAACCTTTTGAGTCTATTATATTTGTTACTCTTCCGCCTTTTATGGTCAAAGCACCTCTATTGTTTGAACAAATAAGTTCGTTTTCTACGACCTGAACATTCCAGGATTGGGCTGTAGTTCCTTCGACAAGTTTAAAAACATCTTCTTTAAAGCTATTATTCCATGCATGGTAAAAAACACCTTGGTTTGTGGCAACATATAAGTTTCCGTCATGAATTACGGATGCATATACGGTACTAATATCATAACTAAAACCAAAGTAAGTAAACGGAGAACTCTCATTGACAAATGCAATACCATTATCAAGACCTAGCCAAAGATTGTTTTTATTGTCTATAAAAGAAGTCAGAACGGTATTATTTTGTAGTCCTTTTTTTCTATTGATATGTTGGATTATCTTTCCGTTATAATCACATATTATTATACCATCTAGAACCGAGTTTAATACAATAGAGCTGTTGTTTATTGTTACTCCGCCTAAAGAGTTGTTTTTCTTTACAAAATTATTGGCTTCGGTATCCCAAGGAGTTATTTTGTTGTTTTCATAAATAAAAAGACCTTTTTCCAGTGTTATAATTAAGGTTTTGTTTTTTGCGATCGAATACATTCCCCATATCTCCGTATTATTTAAGCTGGTTGTGTTGGGTAATGTATATAGTTTCCCGTCTTTATATTCTAATATTCCTTTTTCAACATCTTGTAAATAAAGTTTGTTATTGACTACAAATGAAAACTGAAAACGTTTTGGAGCTTCTAATATGGATAATTTTCCATTTTTGAATATATATATTCTGGCAAAAGACTGAAAGATAGTTTGGTTGTTAAAAGAATGTATCTTCCAGATAAAGTCAATTATTTTTATTTTACTCTTATCAACGTGTTTCGCTAATGATGTGTATTTAAGTCTACCTTTAGTATCAGGTTGGAAATATCCAAATTCATTATATCCACCTACATATATTTTCCCTGAATCATCAATCTTTAAACATCTCACAGAAGTTAGATTTGGTAATGGATATTTTCGCCAGGACGATCCGTCAAATTGTAAAAGGCCATTATTATTAGCAAAATATAAGTTTCCGTTTTTATCCTGACCAATATTCCAGTTTTGAGTACCACCTTTATATTCGTTTCGCTTGTAATTTCTTACGTCAGGCAGTCCAATGTTTTTTACTTGTCCAAAAAAGGAGATTGTGAATAATGTAAAAAAAGTAATATAAAAATATGATATTATCAATTTCATAAATTTTTCTATTTATTTAAGATTTTTAAAGATAAGTATTTGTTTTTTAGCAGTTTAACTTCTTGATGTGTCTACTATTTCGTTGTAGGAAGCTGTTTTTTTAATAAAAATAAGCAATCTTATACTAGTGTAGTGTTTATTTTTGCAATTAACATTTTGATAACATTTAATATTTATTTTTTAAATTATTGTAAATTAGATATTTATAAAAAAAATGATGTGTTTTTGTAAAGTACAAAAATTTAGTTTGATGTGTTTTTGTAATGAAATTTAATTGTTGATAGTAAAAAATTAAGATTATTATTGCATCAAATTACTAATTAATTAACCAAAATTTTTAGAAAAATGAAATTAACAAAATTACTTATTTTTTGTATTTCGTCTTTGTTATTCTCGGTTATAGCTGTGGCTCAGGATGTCACGGTTAACGGAGTAATAACTGATGAAAGTGGAATGCCAGTTCCGGGTGCTACTATTGTATTAAAAGGAACAACTAAGTCAACGGCATCAGATTTTGATGGAAAATTCCAAATTCAGTCACCTTCAAATGGTGTTTTAACAGTTACTTTTATTGGATATGCGCCAGTTAGTGAAGCTGTAAATGGGAGAACAAAAATTGCAATTCAATTAAAACCAGAATCACAATCATTAAATGAGGTTGTAGTTGTTGGATATGGTACTCAAAAGAAATCTGTAGTAACTGGAGCTATTTCCAGTGTAAAAGCTGCTGATCTTGAAAAAGTGCCAAATGGAAGAGTTGAACAAACATTACAAGGTAGAGTAGCGGGTGTATCTGTAGCTGCTGTTTCTGGACAACCTGGTGAAAAATCAAAGGTTCGTATTAGAGGTATAACTACTTTTAGAGAAGGTGGAAATGATCCTTTATGGGTTGTTGATGGTATTGCTGTAGACGCAAATGCTATTGGTTTCATCAATCAAAGTGATATCGAATCTATCGAGGTTCTTAAAGATGCTGCTTCTGCTGCAATCTATGGTACTCGTGCTGCAACTGGGGTTATCTTAGTTACAACTAAAAAAGGAAAATCAGGAAAAATCTCTGTAAACTACAACGGTTTTGCAGGTGTTTCTGGTCCAGCTAAAAAATTAGATTTGCTTAATGCTACGCAGTATGGAGCAATCATGAATGAGAAATCTTATGCTGATGGTGGTGGTACTAAATATGCAGACCCATCATTATTAGGAAAAGGTACAAATTGGCAAGATGCAATTTTTAATAATTCTGCTTTTAGATATACTCATGAATTAAGTATTAGTGGTGGTGGAGAAAAATCTACTTTTTATGCTTCTTTCGGAATACAAGATCAAGAAGGTATTGTTGCAACAGAAATTTCAAACTATACAAAGAAAAATTTCCGTTTAAACTCTACACACAAAATTTCTGACTATTTTACTTTCGGACAAACTTTTGGATATACACATCAAGTAACTAAAGGTATTGGAAATACAAACAGTGAATTTGGAGGACCTTTAAGTTCTGCAATTAACTTAGATCCAATTACTCCATTAGTTGTTACAGATCCTGCAGTTGCTAATACAGGTTTCTATACAAATCCAAATATTGTAAGAGATCCAAACGGAAATCCTTACGGAATTTCTTCTTTAGTTCAACAAGAGATGACAAATCCTTTAGCTTATACTCAAACTAGATTGGGTGGATATAGCTGGTCAGATGATTTTGTTGGGAACGCTTATTTAGAGGCTAACATTACTCCTCATTTAAAATTCAGAACTACACTTGGTGGTAAATTAGCTTATTGGGGAGACCAAGGCTTTACTCCGGTTTTCTTCTTAAATCCAAACATGAAAGCGGATAAAAATAACTATGGTCAGAATAATAATAAATCATTTTCATGGACTCTTGAAAACATTTTGACTTACTCTAATAAATTTGGTGATCACAGTATTAATGTTTTAGCAGGTCAAGGTGCTTATGTTGAAAACATTGGAGGTAAAATTGGAGTAACTATGTTTGGTCTGCCAATTACAAGCTACAAAGATGCTTCTTTTAATTTTGATATTCCTCAAGCTGACAGAGTAAACGTTTCAGAGGATTTTGTAGAACACAAATTAGCTTCATTGTTCTTACGTGCTAATTATGATTATATGGAGAAATATCTTTTCACAGGAATTGTTCGTCGTGATGGATCAACTCGTTTTGGTGAAAACAAAAAATTCGGAGTTTTCCCTTCATTCTCTTTAGGATGGGTAATTTCGAAAGAAGGATTTTGGAAAGAAAACAATGTAGTTAATACTTTAAAACTACGTGGAGGTTACGGAGTTGTTGGTAACGATAACATCGATGATTTCAAATACAGAGCTTTAGTTGTTGGTGGATATAATTATTCTGTTGGAAATACTGGTGGAATTACAACTGGTTATGGAAACTCTACTTTACCTAACGCAGATTTAGGATGGGAAGAAACATCACAAACTACAATTGGTCTTGATGCAAAACTTTTCAATGATTTCACTCTTGCATTAGATTACTACAAAAAAACAACAAAAGGAATCTTAAGAAACGTTGTAATTCCTGGATATGTAGGAGTTGTTGATGCACCGTCTGCGAACATTGCAGATATGGACAACAGTGGTTTTGAGGTTGAATTAGGTTACAAGAAAAGACTTGGAGATTTTAACTTAGGTGTTAATGCGAATGTTGCTTACTTGAAAAATGAGATTACTTATGTTGGTTCATCTACAAACTACATTGTTGGAGATGCTAGTTTCCAATCTATGGGACCTGTAACAAGAACACAAGTTGGTCACTCATTCAATGAATTCTATGGTTATAAAACAGCGGGTATTTTTCAAAATGAAGCTGAAGTTGCTGCATACAAAAATGCTGCTGGAGGTTTAATTCAGCCAAATGCTAAACCTGGAGATTTCCGTTGGACAGATTCAAATGGTGATGGTAAAATTACAGATGACGATAAACAATTCTTAGGAACAAATATTCCTAAATATACTTTTGGTCTTACTATTAACTTAGACTACAAAAACTTTGATTTCATGGCATTTACTCAAGGATCTGCAGGAAGTAAAATTTTCCAAGGTCTAAGAAGACTTGATATCCTGAATGCAAACTATCAAACAAAAGCTTTAGAGCGTTGGGTTGGAGAAGGAACATCAAACGATTATCCTAGATTGACTAATAACGATCCAAACAAAAACTTTAGTAATATGTCTGATTTTTATCTTGAAAATGGAAATTACTTACGTTTAAAAATTGTTCAGGTTGGATACACACTTCCAACTAACTTATCATCTAAAATTGGTTCAGATAAAATTCGTTTCTACTTAACAGGAGAGAATTTAATCACTTTTACAAAATACACAGGATATGATCCGGAAATTGGAGGTCAGGTTTACGGTGTAGATAAAGGAGTTTATCCACAAGCAAGATCTATTTTGTTAGGAGCTAACGTTCAATTTTAAAAATTAAAAAATTATGAAAACTATAAAACTTAAATACTTATACTGTGCTGTTGCATTGGCAGCTCTAGGCGGATCTTGTTCTGAAGATTTTGTCACCATTGACCCAAAAGGAAAATTTGACACTAGTACTTATTTTTCTAATGAGCAACAATGTTACTCAGCTTTAATTGGAGTTTATGATCCGTTGAGAAAGAATACTGGTGGTTTCGAAAACTTAGTAGCAATGCTAAATGCAGGATCAGATGATTTTTATGCAGGAGGAGGAAGTGCAACTGATGGAAACGGAATTCAGAATTTCTCTACGCACTCACTTAGTTCAATCAGTATTCCTGGTAGTTACTGGAATGATCACTATCAAGGTGTTTCAAGAGCAAATATCTTGTTAGAAAAACTTCCTGCAGCTTCTATGGATAATACTGTAAGAGCTAGATTTGCTGCTGAAGCTAAAGCATTACGTGCACTTTACTATTTTAATTTAGTAAGATTGTTTAAAAACATTCCATTGGTTTTAGTGCCTTTAAATACTCAGACTATTTATGATCCTGAGCAAGTTAAACCAGAGGTAGTTTATGCTCAAATAGAAAAAGATTTATTAGAAGCTATTCCTAGTTTACCAAATACTGTTGATGCAAAAACAGAATCTGGAAGACTTAACAAAGGAGCAGCACAAGCAATATTAGGAAAAGTATACTTGTTTGAAGGTAAAAATTCTGATGCAGCTACAGTTTTGGCTCAAGTAAATGGAACACCAGGTCAAACAAATCAATACGGAAATAAATTACTTCCTGCATTTAGCGATTTATGGGTGACTTCAAATAAATTTAATGCAGAATCATTATTAGAAGTATCTCATAGTAGTGCAGGTAATACTGACTGGACATTCTGGGGACAAGGTAAAGACGAAGGAAACTCTTTAAACCAAATGGTTGGACCAAGAGGATATTCAAGACCAAAAGACTCTGATGCACCGGATCTTCCTTCAGGATGGGCTTTTAACGTGGCAACTCAAAAATTGTATGATGCAATGGCAGGTGATCCAAGATTAGATGCTACAATTCTTAATATTAAAGCTTTAAAAGCAGCTGGTAAAGCAGATTATATTCCTGCTTATCAGGATACAGGTCTTTTCTTGAATAAATATCTTCCAAGACAATCAGACGTACGTACTGGTGGAGGTAATCAGGAATTGAACTACAAACAAAATTCTTATATCATCAGACTTGCTGATACTTACCTAATGGAAGCAGAAGCTTTAGGTTCAGGAGCAAGAGCACAAGCATTACTTGATGCAGTTAGAGCTAGAGTTGGATTAGCTTCTGTACCAGTAACATTGGCAGCTATCAAAAAAGAAAGAAGAATGGAGTTAGCTGGTGAAGGTCATAGATTTTTTGACTTAGTAAGATGGGGAGATGCTGCTGCAGCATTATCTGATAGAGGTTTTGATGCAGGTACAGACGAGATTTTCCCTATACCTTACACAGAGCTTAATGGTACTAAATTGAAACAAAATCCTAATTATCAGTAAACCTAACTAACCAAAAATAAAGAACATGAATTTAAATATAAATTTAAGAACAAGTAGTGTATACCTAATGTTATTTTTAGCATTAGGAGGGACACTAAATAGTTGTAGTGAGGATGTTAATCCTAATGTTTTAATTGCTTCTGGCGTTGATTCAGCATTCACTATTACTCCTGTTACCGGAGAAGTAAACACGTATATTTTAACATCTAAAGTACCAGGTATTATCGAATCTTACTGGGATATTGGATACGGACCTTATTTGGGTAAAATGACTGAGAAAATTGTATTGCCGGATGCTGGTACTTATACAGTTAAACATATCGCAGTTGCAGCAGGAGGAAAAACAGAAACTACTGCTCATGATATTGTTGTTGCAACTTCAGATCCTGCTAAACCTAATTTAGTAAGAGGAGGATTCTTTAGTACTCCAGCAGACGCTGCTCAATGGACATCTGCAAAGTTAAGCCCTACTGGAGCTGCCTTCTGGTCATTTGCAACAGGAAGTGCAACAATTCACGCAGGCGGTGGTGCACAAGAAGGTATTTACCAGGCAATTGATGTTGTAAAAGATAAAGAATATACAATCGATATGTTAGTTACATCTGCAAGTGGATCTGATGAAACATGGTTTGAAGTATATGCTGGTACAACAGTTCCTGTAGACGGTGTTGAATACAAAGACAACAAAGTAATGGGATTAAGCACTTGGGATGGTTGTGCTAAAAACCCATTCTTAGGTAGATTATCTATTGTTGGATGTGTTAAAAATGAAAAATCAGGTGACGTTTCGAATGTAGTTAAATTCAATACAACCGGTAAAATCTATTTACTTATCAGAAGTGGTGGTAATGGTAACAAATTTACAAAAGACGGAATTACAATCGGAAGGGTTGAAATGAGAGCAAAATAAGAAGATAAAGTTAAGTTTAAGTTTGGTTGTAAATAGCCCATAATCACTATGAGTATGGGCTATTTTTAAATCCTTAAACTACTGGAATGTGTTTTTATAGATAAAGAGTTTCTTTAAAAAAACTTCAATTAGAATTTAAAATAATAAGGAAGAATGAAAAAAAATAGTTCTAAAATTCTATGCTTTCTGTTTTCGCTGGCAGCTTTTGCACAACAGCCAAAGACAAAAAAAGAATTTACAACCAATGGAAAAAAAATAACAGTTTATACTACAGCCGAGAACTCAAATTTAAGATTAACATCTACAGATAATTTAACTTTCTCAGGATCAAAACAACCACTTGAAACAGAGTCGTCAGTTTTTGTAGAACCATCAAAAAAGTTCCAAACCTTTATGGGAATTGGAGGCGCTATTACCGATGCAAGTGCTGAAATTTTTGCTAAACTTTCAAAAGAAAAACAAACAGAATTTTTAAATGCCTACTATGATAAACAAAAAGGTATAGGCTATTCATTGCTAAGAACCACGATACAAAGTTCTGATTTTAGCAGTGGAAGCTATTCTTATATCGAAGAAGGAGACAAAGATTTAAAAACGTTTTCGATTGATCACGATAGACAATTTCGCATTCCATTAATAAAGCAAGCTATAAAAACAGCAGGAGGAAAATTAACCACTTATGTTGCTCCGTGGTCGCCAAATGCTTTTATGAAAAGTAATAAAAACGTCCTGAAAGGCGGAACATTATTACCGGAATATTATCAAACATGGGCAAATTTTTATGCCAAGTTTATAAAAGCATATGAGAAAGAAGGAATTCCAATTTGGGGAACTTCTACTCAAAATGAACCAATGGCAATTCAAACCTGGGAATCTTGTGTTTATACTGCAGAAGCAGAAAGAGATTTTATTAAAAATTTTCTTGGACCAACGCTGAAAAAAGAAAAACTAGGTAATGTAAAAATCATTGTATGGGATCATAACCGTGATTTAATGAACTACAGAGCCAATGTAATTTATTCTGATCCTGAAGCTTCAAAGTATGTTTGGGGAATGGGTTTTCACTGGTATGAAACTTGGTCTGGCGGCGCATCAATGTTTGATAACGTAGGCAAAGTACATGAAGCATATCCAGACAAAGGATTAATGTTTACCGAAGGATGTATCGAAAAATTTGATGCTGCAAAATATCAATTTTGGGGTAACGGAGAAAGATATGGTATTTCTATGATTAATGATTTTAATAATGGAACTGCTGCATGGACAGATTGGAACATTCTTTTAGATCAAAACGGAGGACCAAATCATGTTGGGAACTTCTGTTTTTCACCAATTCATGCTGATACAACTACAGGCGAATTAATTTACACGCCATCATATTATTATATCGGACATTTTTCAAAATTCATTCATTTGAATGCTGTAAGAGTAAGTACAGCAGTAAGCAGAAGCGCTTTATTAAGTACTTCATTTTTGAATACAGACGGAACAATGGCAACAATTGTCATGAACCAATCTGACAAAGAGATTACCTACAATTTAATTATAGCTGCTGAAAAAACAGTAGTAAAAATTCCTGCACATGCCATACAGACATTAGTGTATTAATATTTTGTAATTAGGTAGGAGGGTCGAATTGAATCATCCAATTTGACCCTCAATTTAATTTTAATTTTAAAAGTTTTTTGAAAGTACAATGAAAATCACAAATAGAATTTTAATAGCACCAATACTAGTTCTACAATTAAGTTGTTCTTCATCAAAAGTGGTGAATAATTCAGCGAATTCTGCATCCAAATCAAACAAAAAAGTTGAAGTTTATACTACCGCCGAAAACACAAATTTAAGATTATCGCTATCGAATAATTTAATTTCGAAAGCAACAAATTCAACAGTTTCTATTATTCTGGATCCTGAAAAAACAGATCAGACTTTCTTAGGAATTGGTGGTGCCATAACAGATGCAAGCGCAGAAGTTTTTGCCAAATTATCTCCTAAAAAACAACAAGAATTTCTGACTGCCTATTACGACAAAAACAAAGGAATTGGTTATTCATTAGCCAGAACCAATATACATAGCTGTGATTTTAGCAGCGACAGTTACACTTATGTTGCAGAAGGAGACAAAGATTTAAAAACCTTCAATATTGATCACGATAGGAAATATCGAATTCCATTAATAAAAAAAGCAATTGAAACAGCCGGCGGGAAATTAACCTTATTTGCCAGTCCTTGGAGTCCCCCAGCTTTCATGAAAGACAATAATGATATTTTGCACGGCGGCGTTCTCTTGCCGGAATTTGCACAATCATGGGCAAATTATTATGCTAAGTTTATAAAAGCATATGAAAAAGAAGGCATTCCAATTTGGGGATTAACCATCCAAAATGAGCCAATGGCAAAACAAAGATGGGAATCCTGCATTTATACTCCGGAAGCCGAAAGAGATTTTCTAAAAAACTTTCTTGAACCAACTTTAGAAAAAGAAGGACTTGGTTCTAAAAACATTATCATTTGGGATCACAATCGCGGAGATATGTTAGAAACAAGAGCCAAACTCGTTTTCTCAGATCCTGAAGTTTCAAAATATGCCTGGGGAATTGGATTTCATTGGTATGAAACATGGAATGGCGGAACTCCGAAATTTGAATCAGTAGGGAAAGTTCACGCCGAATTTCCAAACAAAAATTTACTTTTTACAGAAGGCTGCATCGAAAAATTTGACGCCACAAGATTTCAGTTTTGGGGAAATGCAGAACGATACGGAATCAATATGATTAACGATTTCAATAACGGAACTGTAGGCTGGACAGATTGGAATATTCTTCTGGACCAAAACGGAGGGCCAAATCATGTTGGTAATTTTTGCTTTGCACCAATTCATGCAGACACTACAAAAGACGAATTGATATACACTCCAATGTACTATTATATTGGTCATTTCTCAAAATTTATCCGACCTAATGCTAAGAGAATAATCGAAACCATTAGCGATAAAACATTAATAAGCACCTCTTTCAAAAACTCTGATAACAAGATAATTACCATTGTTATGAACCAGTCAGAAAAAGAAGTTGTTTACACGTTAATAAACCACGATACAAAAACCACGATCACTATTCCGGCGCATGCTATGCAAACTATTATAAACTAGCAGCCGCACTAACTAAAAAACTATAAAAATGAAACCTATCTTAAAAAATACCATAAAAGCATTATTTCTTGGAGTTGCGATTTTTGCTCAGGTTAAATGTTCCTCTTCAAATGATGCAGTAGAACAAGGACCGCCACCGGTAATTCCGCCAGTCGTAGTAACTAACGATGTCGATTTCTGGTTGACAAAATCAGATCAAAGCGCTTTATTGGCAAAACAATCCGGAAGTTTAGGGTTTAATACAACTTCTAATTCATATACAAATATTGAAGTAAATGCAAGTCAAAAATATCAAACAGTAGATGGTTTTGGATATACTTTAACAGGCGGAAGTGCAGAAGTAATCAATCAATTAACAGCGGCAAAGAAAAGTGCACTTTTAAAAGAATTATTCGGAACAGGAGACGGTTCTATAGGAATAAGTTATTTAAGAATAAGTATTGGAGCTTCAGATTTGAATGCAGCGCCTTTTACTTATAATGATCTTGCAACAGGAGAAACAGATTTAGCTCTTGCAAAATTTAGTTTAGACAAAGACAAAACCGGAGTAATTGCACTTTTGAAAGAAATTATAGCAATTAATCCTAAGATTTTAATTTTGGCAACACCTTGGTCAGCGCCACTTTGGATGAAAGACAAAGACAGCTTTATTGGCGGAAAACTACAAGCACAATATTATGATGTTTATGCGAAATATTTTGTGAAATACATTCAGCAAATGAAAGCCGAAGGAATTACAATTGACGCCATAACTCCTCAAAATGAACCTTTACACGACGGTAACGAGCCAAGTATGTATATGTCGGCTTTAGACCAGACTAACTTTATCAAAACGAATTTAGGACCGGCTTTTAAAGCAGCGAATATTTCGACAAAAATTATTGCTTACGATCATAATTGTGATAATCCAAACTATCCAAAAGCAATTTTGGCTGATGCCGATGCATTTCCTTATGTAGACGGATCAGCTTTCCATTTGTATTCTGGAGACATCAGTGCGCTTACGAATGTTTACAATTCTTATCCAACAAAAAATGTGTATTTCACAGAACAATGGACATCTTCAGAAGGTAGTTTTGAAGGAGATTTAAAATGGCATGTGCGAAATATAATCATTGGTTCTATGAGAAATTATAGTAAAAATGCATTAGAATGGAATCTGGCAAACAACGCTAATTATGGTCCGCATACTGCTGGTGGTTGTAATATGTGTAAAGGAGCTTTGACTGTAACGTCAAACGAAAGCTTCCAGCGTAATGTTGGTTATTATATTATTGCACACGCATCAAAATTTGTTCCGGCAGGTTCTATTAGAATTGCAAGTAATTCAGGTGGAGATTTACAAAATGTTGCTTTTATTACACCATCAGGTTCAAAAGTTCTTATTGTTGAAAATGATGGTTCAACCAGCATAACATTCAACATCAAATTCGACGGCAAATGGGTTACAAGTACATTAGCCGCAGGATCAGTAGGAACTTATACGTGGAAATAATTGCACAATTTAGAATCAAAAATTAATAGAGTTTTTAGATGAAAAAATTAATTATAACATTACAATTACTAGTTTCTATTACCACTTTTGGACAAGGTTTTTTGCACAGAGACGGACAAAAAATTGTTGATGGAAACGGAAAAAATATAGTTTTAAGAGGCTTAGGATTAGGCGGATGGATGGTGCAGGAAGGTTACATGATGCAAACCCAGCCTTTTGCAAGTCCGCAATATATAATCAAACAAAAAATTCAGGACGTTGTTGGAGAACAAGGAACAAAAGAATTTTATGCAGCTTATAAAGCAAACGGAATTACAAAACGTGATGTCGATTCATTAGCAGCTTGGGGATTCAATTCGATTCGTCTTCCAATGCATTATAATCTATACACGCCAGCAATTGAAGAAGAGAAAAATGGTGAAATCACCTGGATAGAAGAAGGTTTTACCATGACTGATAATTTAGTGAAATGGTGTGCTGAAAACAAAATTTACCTAATTCTTGATTTGCACGCAGCGCCTGGAGGACAAGGAAATGATGCAGCAATCTCTGATTATGACACAACCAAACCATCATTATGGCAAAGTGAAGCCAATCAGAAAAAAATGATTGCTTTATGGAAAAAACTCGCTTCCCGTTACAGAGATAATCCTTGGATTGGAGCTTATGATATTATCAATGAACCAAACTGGAATTTTACCGGAACCAATAAAAATGGTTGCGACGAAAACTCAAACGGACCTTTAAGAGATTTAATGGTTCAGGTTACCAAAGCAATTCGCGAAGTCGATACGAACCATTTAAT
This genomic window from Flavobacterium sp. 9 contains:
- a CDS encoding glycoside hydrolase family 30 beta sandwich domain-containing protein, with protein sequence MKITNRILIAPILVLQLSCSSSKVVNNSANSASKSNKKVEVYTTAENTNLRLSLSNNLISKATNSTVSIILDPEKTDQTFLGIGGAITDASAEVFAKLSPKKQQEFLTAYYDKNKGIGYSLARTNIHSCDFSSDSYTYVAEGDKDLKTFNIDHDRKYRIPLIKKAIETAGGKLTLFASPWSPPAFMKDNNDILHGGVLLPEFAQSWANYYAKFIKAYEKEGIPIWGLTIQNEPMAKQRWESCIYTPEAERDFLKNFLEPTLEKEGLGSKNIIIWDHNRGDMLETRAKLVFSDPEVSKYAWGIGFHWYETWNGGTPKFESVGKVHAEFPNKNLLFTEGCIEKFDATRFQFWGNAERYGINMINDFNNGTVGWTDWNILLDQNGGPNHVGNFCFAPIHADTTKDELIYTPMYYYIGHFSKFIRPNAKRIIETISDKTLISTSFKNSDNKIITIVMNQSEKEVVYTLINHDTKTTITIPAHAMQTIIN
- a CDS encoding glycoside hydrolase family 30 beta sandwich domain-containing protein, translating into MKPILKNTIKALFLGVAIFAQVKCSSSNDAVEQGPPPVIPPVVVTNDVDFWLTKSDQSALLAKQSGSLGFNTTSNSYTNIEVNASQKYQTVDGFGYTLTGGSAEVINQLTAAKKSALLKELFGTGDGSIGISYLRISIGASDLNAAPFTYNDLATGETDLALAKFSLDKDKTGVIALLKEIIAINPKILILATPWSAPLWMKDKDSFIGGKLQAQYYDVYAKYFVKYIQQMKAEGITIDAITPQNEPLHDGNEPSMYMSALDQTNFIKTNLGPAFKAANISTKIIAYDHNCDNPNYPKAILADADAFPYVDGSAFHLYSGDISALTNVYNSYPTKNVYFTEQWTSSEGSFEGDLKWHVRNIIIGSMRNYSKNALEWNLANNANYGPHTAGGCNMCKGALTVTSNESFQRNVGYYIIAHASKFVPAGSIRIASNSGGDLQNVAFITPSGSKVLIVENDGSTSITFNIKFDGKWVTSTLAAGSVGTYTWK